TGAGCTGGGCGAACGGCTTGCCCATCTCATCCGGCAGGCGCCATTTCTCCCAGCGTCCGCTGGCCACCACGGCGTTCTCCAGGGCCTGGGGCACGCCGCTCGCGGAGGGCAGCTTTCCGGCGGCCTCCAGAGCGGCCTCTTTGTCGCTCACGTCCTTGAGGGCGCAGTACTCGGACTCGGTGAACTCCGGCCCGATATTGGCCCCGCCCATGCCGCTGGTGGGGTAGTCCTGCGGGTTGTCCACGCTGTCCGAGTAGTGCCCCTTGATGAACGAGCCGTAACGGCTGGCCTCGT
The bacterium DNA segment above includes these coding regions:
- a CDS encoding class II D-tagatose-bisphosphate aldolase, non-catalytic subunit yields the protein EASRYGSFIKGHYSDSVDNPQDYPTSGMGGANIGPEFTESEYCALKDVSDKEAALEAAGKLPSASGVPQALENAVVASGRWEKWRLPDEMGKPFAQLTEARREWLVRTGCRYIWTDPGVLAARKALYANLAKAGIDADSYVLDKIVAVMDKYFDKFNLRGTISRIEKELEAGL